A region from the candidate division WOR-1 bacterium RIFOXYB2_FULL_36_35 genome encodes:
- a CDS encoding putative toxin-antitoxin system toxin component, PIN family: MDKLKIVLDTNIIISATLTEGVSFEILKLWRKKIFSVITTEEILAEYCSILSRENFCLPIAIIKTIIDEFKNNSLVITSKSQLNLIKNDPSDNKFIETAVDSKANFIVSGDNHLLALKKYKDIIILSPRNFLDVLESENP, from the coding sequence ATGGATAAATTAAAAATTGTTCTGGATACCAACATCATCATTTCAGCCACATTGACCGAAGGAGTTTCTTTTGAAATATTGAAATTATGGAGGAAAAAGATATTTAGTGTTATCACTACAGAAGAAATCCTAGCAGAGTATTGCTCAATTCTTTCTCGCGAAAATTTTTGCCTGCCTATCGCCATAATAAAAACAATAATTGATGAGTTTAAAAATAACTCTTTAGTCATAACATCCAAATCCCAATTAAATCTTATAAAAAACGACCCGTCTGACAATAAGTTCATAGAAACAGCGGTTGATAGTAAAGCAAATTTTATTGTTTCAGGTGATAATCATTTACTTGCGTTAAAAAAATACAAAGATATTATAATATTATCTCCAAGAAATTTTTTAGATGTGCTGGAGAGTGAAAACCCTTGA